ttaaaggctgctattAGACTATTAaaaggtaaacgtcatatttTGCGACTAagcattactttacggagagcttacgAGCTACTAATTACGTTCTGCCTTAACACCAAATGGTGCAACCAAATAACatctgtgtccgaaatcgcatacttccatactatatagtaggcgaaaatgagtatgagtcatgaatagtatgtccgaaacatcagtatgcaaaaaacagtaggatACTGtttacccggatggtctactacttccgccaaGATTCGGGAGTGTGGAtcagatggacacttctctatcccatgatgcctgtggctacccgatccgtcccggaaacacgatttgttccgcgcatgcgcgaaactgacgtcacttcctgttatcGCCGACGTTTTACGACAGTCTTCTCGACCTGGGACCAGCTcggaatctggcaggggtgcatttctcggcattacacctGTTCCGGGCGTCTTCGAATTTTATCATCAAAGGTAATTAAATTGCGTTAAgcgattttataattaaaaggagaactgacaatctgttacaacctgggtcatgtgcttaatttacaaagttatgtttaaaatatcgagctacattaactgtacttgttaaattcccgtatagaataagaaaacgatagaacccttcacagagatgctaatggtttacattaaaatactactatgaaccattagcttttaccattaaaaccattacaaatttctttctttgtagtgtgatttgtgcattattttatatattaattataaaatcaatttatatataaaattggttaaatttatgtgatgtttttattgacctttatggagtttaattttagtcagatatcagataatatgatatttcttttaactgcaactttttcatgctttttttcttcttcaaacaGGCGACAGACTCTTCTACACCGGCCCAATTAAACAGTACATGCGGCTAGTTGTCCTGTCCGAGGAAGACAACctgatggttttggagataagaCTTACAGAACCATATTTAGGTTTAGACTTAAGATAATTTACTGGCCTTGTTCCAggcatgttatttggttacagtTTCCAAAAGGAGCCTCGTTCTCAGGCTTCAAGTTTGTATAGAGCCTCGTTCACAGGCTTCAAGTTCATCAAAGAGCCTAGTTCTCAGGCTGCACACCTGATAATTTAATTGCACgttatgtaattttgtgttctctTTGGAATCCCAGACACATTGCAAGCTTCATTGACCCAGGATCCTGGACTGAAAAAACAGGAAGAGACCTTgaggtatgttttaaatgatggaattgtgtcaagcaaatgtatgtatataactaaacatgtttattcgactgtgctctggaatacttgattctgattggccagttgcaacattccaaggtttgatattcccagataacaagcacacaaaactaataacacatggtaacccagtctttatcacactgtcaggctttattctgcgataacaacctgcTGCCTGTACATCATCCCTTACCTAAAAAttgcagttgttttttaaactaaCTGTGGATGCACTTTTCCTTTTCCAGTTTTTTCCTCAACAGTCCAGTGGGGATTCTTGTGGTGTCTACATGCTGATGGtaagaatgtttaatttatcaaagctgttagataataaaaccaaagtcttacagtgttatttgtgtttcacagtatgCTCTCAGCATCTGCACATCATGTCCCTTAACATTCACAGAGGTAAGCTGGATTTTCACACAAGTATGTCATTGAACTACTggtatgtgtgcattttttttgtgtgtttgtgtgttttaggaggAGGTGCCATTGATTCGCCAGTGGTGGTGCATTAACCTCATGGAAAGATTTTGCCTAGAAGGGTATGATAGATTCTACAGATATAATTTCAGTATCTTGGCTGTATTAAGTTAGCTAAAGCTATTACATAGagttcatatacatttacatatattttcaaaggCATGGACAGAGGTTTGCATACTGGACCGAAGAAGCATCCCAACTCCTTCAGGGGATCGTTGAGCCTGTGTTTAGGGTGTCGAAATTCACCACCACCAAACTGTCACCCAGCAGAAGAGTTGTGGATGACAAGGACATTGATAAGGTTAATGATTATACAGTAGTGGTTATACATGAAGCATTTGCATGATTGCTGAATAAATAGTATAACTGTTGTGCCATTTTACTATGTAAGGAATAAATGACTATAGGCCATTTAATTAGTCAACCAATTAGAATGAAGCATAAACTTCATTTACTTCAATAGGTGCAGCAGCCAACCATTGTCCGAGACCTAAATACAGCGTGGTACTGGGTACAGAATCACAGACACTTATTCCGTGGGGAGGTGACAGAGCCTGCCTTTTTGCAGATGAACAGGGGTGATCAACAAAATGCCATCAAGAACCTCTTGGGGGGTCAATTCTCTGAGGCGAAGGAtgcctttttgtttatatttcattaccaagaagacatggaaacatttttgtcgTACTGTGTTGATGACCAAGGCCTAAAGGTCAATGCTATGTTCTACAAAGAGAAAtgtagtgtgtgagtgtgtgtgcgcgtgtgtgagtgagtgagtgtgcgtgagagagagagcgtgagagagagtgtgcgtgtgcgtgcgcgtgtgcgtgtgtgtgtgtgtgtgtgcgagagtgtgcgtgagtgagtgagcgagcgagcgtgTGTGAGGAatggaacaaatgtataaataaattgaaagaatatatatatataactgtattctgtgtgtttcttaaatgcagttaaatatctagaacagttatgtagaacctatctttagaaaatgaatagaaagaaaacacatctgTATGAACATCTGTATTTTCCAAATTGTGCTAGCAAATTAAAacaattcagtttaatttgaccatttatttaattcaatgaagttaatttgtgccacatattaaccAAATTTTAACCGAAATGAATCGGgtagttattttttatgaccaccttaaaacaaacatgcattataattcagcaacaatttaacaagccaggaaatatctcaaagcattgtaagaaacaaattaagaaaaaagaaacttatacagatataataaatacatttattaataaatgtaataaaaaatatatctatTAAACTCCGAGtgtaaaacaacagcagtaaCGGTATAGCTTACAACCCGAAACTGCCGTAAAGTGTTCGATTTATTTCAGACAGGACGTGgcgtcagtttcgcgcatgcgcggaacaaatcgtgtttccgggacggatcgggtagccacaatgccacgggagctgaacaacggtcaaatttcaaaagtaaatcaaataaatatagcggaaaactttaaggcggacgtccgtttttaatttaagtgccaataaattaatttcttgtgactaaattatgtttttatcaactctcacgtgtaggttgttgttaatacgtcataggtcaaagagcatatgggtcacatgaccataaaacatggcggacgcagtatgtctgaaatgtattcatactactcccactcatactatatagaacttactgttttgacggccgataggtaggtacttattcaaattcagtacgtactgtcacagtatgcgatttcggacgcagccataCAGATTTAGTTtcaaactagctagtagttactaagcctctagtgtggactttacgttcacattttgaaaaataacttacgaatggctggtgcaacaaGACccaggtgtacatttctttcataccaactaacattttgaaaatacgaacattttcatgaatccgaaaattAATGTTCGTAAAGTAATTACTTTAAGAAcgatttacaaaaatgtgtgtgGATGTCTAAAGCTACTTTTTGTAAAGTACTGTATGATTTAAAGTAGGGCGTACTTAGTTATCACGATACTGTTATGAAAATAATCTTTATTTTGGGTTTTCTATCATTTTgaataattgtaattatttgtaATTAACTTCATTTAACTTACATACACAATACATTTGATTAGGTAATTAGAGTATTATGTAATTATTTTGCaagtaaattgtttttgtttgttttacctAAAATGAGAGTTATCAAAATTAGTTATTAGCCCATGGAGACAGAAAAAAACGTATTAAACAAACTTACAGTATAATAGTCTTTCGAAGGTTGTTAACgatatcatttaaaaataaaaactgtagaGAAGggacatttttatgaataaaaaatatgaggGGTTTATGCTTTGATTAACttaattgaaaaaaacattaaaacgttACAGCAGAACGTTTGCTTTGTCACAGACGCGCTACCGCCAAGTGTCGTCTGTAATAACGTCACTTCCGACCATTGGACTGAAAATGCGTGCGGCCATATTGCTTTAGCAAAAATTCGTGGCTGTTTGTTTACGCTGTGAAGTGAAGTGCACATTTGTCTTTCTCTCAGTTTGTGTCGAAGTTTAATCGTGAGAATGAGCGGAGGCACGCCGTATATCGGCAGTAAGATCAGTTTGACCAGTAAAGCGGAGATCAGATATGAAGGCATCCTATACACTATCGACACCGAGAACTCAACTGTCGCGCTCGCCAAAggtctgaaaatgcacttacaCGCACCATCACTGAGCTTTAAATATCAGTATCAGTTATAGCCATTCCTACTTTATTTGTTGTTATTACTTTGTCATTTATTGCTGTTACGTACGCACCTAATCCCCTAAAACAGTGTTGGGCATCGTGTGCGCCTGCGGCGGTCAGTCACGTCCAAGAATATTGTTCAAACCGTGAAATCAGTTTCATTGACTCTTTTAATGTGAAAGTATGTTGTATGGTTTTTATCCAGCTGTTTGCGCCCGCAATAGTGATGTATTTTACTGAATcagtcaaaaatatatatataataaaatggcCGTCGTATTTAACACAGATGCTACACAAAGCTTCTGCCAACAcaacatgtttttgttactgtaaaattataaaacgATTTAACCGTGGTAAAGTAAAACGAGATCTCCAAATTATTTGTAAGAGGTTGtcatgtattatgtattatatatatattatacttaCTACTATATACACAACTTATAATANNNtatatatatatatatatatatatattgtgctAATCggttttacaataaatattagCATTTTAGTATAAAAGCgcttttagtttgtttagtgtGTATTTTTTACTTAGCAAAAtgttatgtacattttttaatttagctGTTTTTTTGGCTAACCACAACTGAACGTTGAAAAGTAAGTTGGGACATGTTAGAATCTTGTtagatgttttatttgtgtcctTAAACCTTGTAGTACGCTCCTTTGGCACGGAGGACCGCCCCACAGAGCGACCCATCGCACCCAGGGATGAGATTTTTGAGTACATTATTTTCAGAGGTAGTGACATCAAAGATCTGACTGTGTGTGAACCGCCCAAACCACCATGCTCTCTGCCCCAGGACCCTGCCATCGTTCAGGTACACAAAACTACAGCTAGGTACACTTTTTGGGTGCTTTTGAGCATATGCCAGACTTAAAAAGCAGACCAATTGCATATAgggcatgtttaaaaaaaattgaagacCACATCTTGTTTGGTGGTGCTTGATAGATTCAGCAGGTTATAAATGACATGGTCACGACCTTTGATTTTCTGCTCTCTCAGTCTTCCATGGGATCTTCCACTGCTCTGCCATCATCCTTCCAGTCGGGAAACTCATACGGGCTCTTCAACCAGCCACCTGTCACTGCCTACAGTCGGTTTGACCCCAATCCATTGGTCTCACCACAGTTTGGGGCTGTAGGAGTCGGTAAGTGTCCCTTTAGACATGATCTCATCTCACTTAGCTTTTCGAGCACTCTAGTTGCAAGCAATAGTTTGCGGGCCTCAGCGTCTAGGTCACACTAGTCATATCACTGTGAACTGTCATGCACAATGTGTACTATTTTACATGTCTATTATTGTAGTCATTTTACATTAAGACTGAAGACAATTATTTTAATAGTCTCTTTATTTTGTTCCATCAGTTTATCGTTGCTTACTATGCATTTCGTAAACCAACTATGTAGGGTTGAGTCCATCTCGCATTATTCTTTGTGGAGGTGCCAGATAAGACGGGCTTTTGAAGCCCatacagggctccagactgcgactaaaAAGTTTTCGAGACAGCACAAGcatttttttacaagtactcgtAGTAGTGCATgtgcgacctgcaaatttggaatttcttctaGTTGTCATTTCATGTGGAATGACGAGTAGAACGCGACCCTTCACCGGGGCAGGCTGTGTGTGATAGTCAACTGCACGGGTCACTCGCGTCACTGATGTTTCACGCCGCTGCGGACGCGCACAATccaggtcgtcattgacaagtttacacacacacacaacgggAGCGCATTGCTAAGagtcgctgtttgctgtgacggatttctTGAGCCTGAGGATAAACGATTTGATATAcgagacgtttaaaacaaaactaaccacGAAGGAGTGCAGGAAACGTCACTtatctgttgattacttgagacAGCGCTGGATCATTTAAAATCCGTTCACAGTAAGAACGAACGATAGGCGAATGctcttatgttttatttgacgttatatttacgtgttgtgtgaacatgaggtaaagtgtccttaatacacaataaaatcattgtAAGAACGTAATAATGCaagacctttcattttgctttaatgggTAATGATGGATTCATACGGTACGGTGTGAGCAGAGGAATTGCCGCGTGGCAGCCGCCTttaacactgggttcacaccaaacgtaaattaagcgttttgcgcgagtaaattacaaacaagtcaatgcaaagaccaGGCACGTGCAGAGGGGGGGGGCTTTGGGGGCTTGAGCCCAGGCCCTTTTTCTTCCTTGAGATTAAGTGCCCttttttctgggattttttaaaataaatgaatatatgtgtgtgtgcgcgtgtgtgtatcTGTTCGCGCACAGCTTTCCCTGTCAAACAATTAGAACATCTCAGGTCAGGTcgggaaatgttgagagttccgaTGCCTTTCTTCCATCCGTGTCTCCACGCAGGCGCGCAGTAGCGCATAGCGGGCACGCGCAGCACACTGAGCCCAACTGTGTGCAGcacgtttggcacatcaggcagagagccgcagaagtgaagccctccctcctttccagtagcgtttgtcttggtgtggaggtgagtggtgatgaacagactagctacATGTGCCTCGAATTCACAgctaattatccaaaagacaaaccGCAAATATTGTTTcgctaacatccatcacttatccATCCAtcacttagaagcgttctctatcaactgcaaacctttttattcgccacgcgagttttcctcatttattctcgtgaatgtttacattcctccacatgcttgtgcgagcgcggcgctgcaacagctggcggattacatcactgacacggagcagcaacacccggattctcttattatataatactgtggatactgtggagtcattcaggttcctgggctccaccatctctcaggacctgaagtgggagtcccacatagactccattgtaaagaaggcccagcagaggttatacttcctccgtcaattgaggaagttcaacctaccacaggagctactgacccagttctactcagtggtcatcgaatctgttctgtgcacttcaattactgtttggtatggctcggccaccaaatcagacctacgaagactacaacggacagttcgtagtgctgagaaaattattggtgctcctctgcccacacttcaggacctgtacgattccagagtgaaaaacagggcaagaaaaatcatcattgactccacacacccagcacacaaactctttgatctgctgccctctggccggcgcttttagagcaccaaacaccacggacttccagacacagaagcagcttcttcccccaggcaatctccctcctaaacagataactgctcttaagagcaatattccacttccactactcctatagtgtgcactatagtgccttattatatctacatcttatgtatacatgtatataacactacctctacttactaaagtacaatgtctcttatatgttattatcccccattttctgtaaaatagtctttattttatatatgcacaatttagaatcttttagactgtaaatcgtattatattgtattgtcattgtgttgaatgtctgtactagaagcttccaacaccaaagaaaattccttgtgtgtgcaagcacacttggcaataaagctcttctgatctgatctgatctgatcttaTGAGCTGAGTTAGCTAAAGTTTCGCTAAGGCAGTATATCATTAACTTACATGCTAACTAAATGAAGTAACGACAGCTGAATACAGTATaattaataacgtcatcagaatcgcctcattgatatgtaggtattaagtaattaaaatgtgctaacttgcaggcaatgcagatgaataggataaaaaaactaaagcatatcacCAGGtattagttaatatgacttacatcaagagtattttcccttgaaatgttatgtttaaatagtcagatatacagtatatgcagcttgtttttgataatttagaagaaatctacagaagcaaacagtCAAGGGGTATagaaggcttaaaacaaacacctgGGATTATAAATATCCTAAATACACCTGGGTGTATTTTGGATATttcctttccattagagcaaaagtagacatgaaagcaaaatagaccaacatctcaaaattgaacagtacattaagtgtcccgccttaaacaataacttgataagtttgatgtcagactcctcatctaataactatccattttatggatagttgtttttaatatatttaacattttgtttggaaaaaattaaaacaaatatgagaagtgccctttttttccacttgagcccatgcccctcaaaatgtctgtgcacgtccctGGCAAAGACACATATAGAAGTGAACTCGTGCGTCAATCTAGTCTTctgcgaaggttgaaaatatttgtcagatcgcgtcactaATAATATTGGCGTATGTGGCGGCCgttcacaaaaagaaaaaatatttttatcttcagcTGCGCCTGCCGCAAAGAGCTGTGCCTGTGGAAGTTACCGGATTTTGGATGCACGAGCACCACCTCCACTCCACCAACGAAGCGCCCTGCGTTTTGCTGCATACCGCATGTTTCCCTTGGAAAATGAGCTGGACAAACGCAACTGCCACGTATCATGTGAATCCACCATAACACTGttaacaattaaatatatactttttgacaaacacaatttttgttggttcaaatgaattcagattacacagtctctctatttagcaccaatcaataacaacgcttctctgtagactctccctctctttaaataagcagaaccaaatctgcgGTCATCAAGTAACTTGTCAGTATCAGTAATACAGTTATTTGGgggaaataattgaataattgcaatgcaggctgatttaaggtgtgccccTAAATTTTTTGCTTGCGCTCCTAAAAATTCCAGTTGggggctacactgtaaaaaataaaaagttgacttaacttaaaatttcaaggcaacttgctgcacagcttttttgagtttactcaactttGGACCAAGTGGTTCACTCAACTCAAATCACCGAGTAAAGTCACAGGTCACTTTTTTGTTCAGCGAACATAGTTTTGTTAATTGAAAAGACTTCTAATTCTTTTCCAATGTGTCTCAATAAATTATGTCAAGTGAACTTTTTTCTGTGAGTTTTTGGACAAAGATGTTATGTTCTTGTGTtcaatgttataaaataaaactataactgcaggtttcaagttttgtttattatccttaatgttgaaagaaatataaataaggTCAAATAAAAGCCATACTTcctaacagaaaaaaatgttgaaagaaatataaacaaGGTCAAATAAAAACCATACTTCCTAACagaatcaaaatgacaaaaaaaaaaatcctggaaatttttcaaaatcaatttaaaactaAAGGAGGATAAATTAAGATTCACATTTAACGTTTTAACATGCTTAGGCTTTGACTCTATTTCTTTGAatgcataaaacattaaaacaccaataaacatgtgaaataaacagtttttagaACTGcaactttaaaacaaaccatttcAACACTGGATGGTCTGCCCACCTTTCAGCAATGTAATATTGTCAACAATGTGATCGTTTATAATCAGCATTAACATcttcaaacaaacaattaactaaatcaaaaaaaaaaaaagattaaaaatacaaattaaattcaaataaattaacaaataaaatggcacaaaaaagattctgaaaaaaaaagaaaaataaatgcactatcaacaacaaaacaaaatttttattaaagtgaCATTGTGAATTTgcatttcaacaacaacaaatttcCGATAACTG
Above is a window of Triplophysa rosa unplaced genomic scaffold, Trosa_1v2 scaffold433, whole genome shotgun sequence DNA encoding:
- the LOC130550811 gene encoding structural maintenance of chromosomes protein 5-like, translating into MLMYALSICTSCPLTFTEEEVPLIRQWWCINLMERFCLEGHGQRFAYWTEEASQLLQGIVEPVFRVSKFTTTKLSPSRRVVDDKDIDKVQQPTIVRDLNTAWYWVQNHRHLFRGEVTEPAFLQMNRGDQQNAIKNLLGGQFSEAKDAFLFIFHYQEDMETFLSYCVDDQGLKVNAMFYKEKCSV